DNA sequence from the Myxococcus guangdongensis genome:
CGCGGTTCATGAAGGCGAAGCGCTCGTACGGGTTGCCCGAGTACCAGGCGATGAAGAACTCCGTCGCGTACGCCAGCGAGACGAGGCCACCGGTGACGATGATGACCTTGGTCATGTTCTCCAGGTGGCGAATCGTAATCAGGTGCTCGTAGCCCAGCACCACCCGGGTGATGATCATCAGCGTCAGCACCATCGCGAAGCCGCTGAACACCGCGCCCGCCACGAAGTACGGCGGGAAGATGGTGGTGTGCCAGCCGGGAATCACCGACGTGGCGAAGTCCATCGACACGATGGTGTGCACGCTGAGCACCAGCGGCGTCGCCAGGCCCGCGAGCAGCAGGTACACCGTCTCGTAGCGGCTCCACGTCCGGTGCGAGCCCGTCCACCCCAGGGACAGCACCTTGAAGACGGCCTTCTTCACGCCCGCCTTCAGCCGGTCCCGCACCGTGGCCAGGTCCGGAATCAGGCCCACGTACCAGAACACCGCCGACACGGTGAAGTACGTGGAGATGGCGAACACGTCCCACAGCAGCGGCGAGCGGAAGTTCACCCAGAGGCTGCCGCGCGTATTCGGATACGGCAGCACCCAGAAGGCCAGCCACGGGCGGCCCATGTGGATGACGGGGAAGAGCGCCGCGCACATGACGGCGAACAACGTCATCGCCTCCGCCGCGCGGTTGATGCTCGTGCGCCACTTCTGCCGGAAGAGGAAGAGGATGGCGGAGATGAGCGTGCCGGCGTGGCCGATGCCCACCCAGAAGACGAAGTTGGTGATGTCGAACGCCCAGCCGATGGTCTTGTTCAAGCCCCACACGCCGATGCCCGTGCCCACCTGGTACGCCACGATTCCCGCGCCGGTGCCCAGGACGGACACCGCGATGGCGAACGCCGCCCACCACTTCCACGTGGGCGCGCGCTCCATCGGCGCGCAGATCTCCTCGGTGAGCTGACCCAGGGTGCGCGACTCGCTGACCAGCGGCACGCGCAGCGGGGACAGATGCTGGTTGCTCATGTTCCGCTTCCCGACCCGGTGTTCCGGATCTTCGTGAGGTAGGTGATGGACGGCCCGATGTTCAGCTCCTCCAGCAACCGGAACGCCCGCCCGTCCTTCGCCAGCTTCGCCACCCGGCTCTCCGAGTCATTCAAGTCCCCGAAGTGGATGGCCTTCGCCGGGCAGCTCTGCTGACACGCCGTCTGGATGTCGCCGTCCTTGAGCGGCCGGCCCTCGCGATTCGCCGTCGCCTTGCCCTCCTGGATGCGCTGCACGCACAAGGAGCACTTCTCCATGACACCGCGGCTGCGCACCACCACGTCCGGGTTGAGCACCATGCGCTCGAGCGGCTCGTCGTGCGGGTAGTCGAACCAGTTGAAGCGCCGCACCTTGGTGGGGCAGTTGTTGGCGCAGTAGCGCGTGCCGACGCAGCGGTTGTAGACCTGCTGGTTGAGGCCCTCCGACGAGTGCACCGTCGCGAGCACCGGGCACACCGTCTCGCATGGCGCGTTCTCGCAGTGCTGGCACATCATCGGCTGGTGCACGACCTGCGGATTCGCCGCGTCGCCCTGGTAGTACCGGTCGATGCGCATCCAGTGCATCTCGCGCTGGCGCAGCACCTCGTCGCGCCCCACGCTGGGGATGTTGTTCTCCGCCTGGCAGGACACCACGCACGCCGAGCACCCCGTGCACGCGCTCAGGTCCACCGCCAGCGCCCAGCGGTGGCCCTTGTACTCGTGGCCCGACCACATCGAGAGCGAGTGCCCGCCGTTGCCACCGCCGTGACCACCGTGGTCCTCGTTGCCCGCGCGCGGGTTGGCCAGGAACGCCGCCAGCTCCGCCTCGCGCACGTGAGGCCGTCCCTCCAGGCTCGAGTGCGTCTGCGTGAGCGCCAGCTTCTGCCGCTCCCCCGTGGCGGCCACCGTCGCCCCCGGCACCGAGCGGCGCACGCGCCCGTCCACCACCGCGGCCAGCGGGTAGACACGCTCCCCCACTCCATCGCCGATGCGTCCAGCGCGCGTGCGGCCGTAGCCCACCGCCAGACCCAGGGCGCTGGGGTGCGTGCCGGCTTGAATCAGCACGGGCAACGACACCGACTTGCCGCCCACGCTCACCTTCACCACGTCGCCATCGGACAGGCCCAGCTCCTTGGCTCGTGCGGGCGCGATGAGCGCGGGGTTGCCCCACGTCGCCTTGGTGATGGGGTCCGGCACCTCGTGGAGCCACGCGTTGTTCGCCATCGCGCCGTCGCGCAGGCCCACTGAGGGGAACAGCACCAGCTCCCACTCCACCGAGGGACGCGCCACGCCGGCGAGCGCCTTCGCCACGCCGTCGTCACGGAAGGTCAGCGGCGCCGTCGGCACCGGAGACAGCGTCACGACGCCTCGACGAACCGAGTCATCCCAGAAGCTGGCGAAGTCCGTCCCCGTCGCGCCGGCCACCGGGAAGACCTCCGTCTCCCAGCGCGCGCGCAGGAAGTCGTGGTGGGCCTGGGCCGCGCCCGCCCACGTCAGCAGGGACTCCACCGCGTCGCGCGTGTCATGCAGCGGAGACACCGCGGGCTGCCGCAGCGACACCACGCCCCGACGAGGCTCCGCGTCACCCCACGCCTCCAGCGCCGTGGAGGCCGGCGCGTGAAGCCGCGTCAGCACCGCCGTCTCGTCCAGCCGGTCGTTCAGCGCCACCGTGAGGGGCACGTTCTTGAGCAGCGCACCCAGCGCGTCGCCGCGCGCGTCGGTGTGCGCCGGGTTGACGCCGAGGAAGAACACCGTGCCCACGCTCCCGGCACCCAGCTCCGCGAGCAGCTCACCGTACGACTGCGCCTTCTCGTCCAGCGCCACGCCGTCCAGCGGGAACACCGTGGTGCCCTCGTTGCCGAGCAGCACGTTCGCCGTCGCGGCCAGCACCTGGCCCGCCACCTCGTCGCCACCGCACACCACCAGCGACTCCGTGCGGTGGGCCCACAGCGCCTCGGCGAGTTCGTCCAGCGCGGCCGACTCCAGCTTGGAGCCCGGCAGCGACTTCAGCCCCGGCACCTCGCGGCCCGCCTTCACTGCCAGCCTGCGCACCACATCGCCCAGGGCCAGCGTCACATCGGACGGCGCCACCACGAAGCGACGGTCCGCCGCCGCGCCGGTCAGCGTCATCACCGGCTCCACCTGGAAGTGGCGCGCCATCGCCTTGTGAGCCGCCGCGTCGCGAGCCTCCGCGTACTGCCGCGTGAAGGCCACCGGCGACACCCACGTGCCCAGGAAGTCCGCGCCGAAGCTCGCGATGACCTTCGCCTTGTCGAAGCGGTAATCCGGCACCACGCGGGCGCCGTGCGTGACGCGGTACGCATCGCCCAGCGACGACAGCTCTCCCAGGGGCTCGTAGCGCACCGTGCGCGCCGTCGGGTGCGCGGCGAGGAAGCGCGCCACCGCGGCCTCCGCCGTGGGCCCCATCACCCAGGGCAGCACCAGCCGGATGGCCTTACCGTCCTCGGTCGCCTTGGCCAGGCCCTTCTTCACCTCCGCATCCAGGTCCGTCCACGACACCCGGCTGCTGGCGCGCGAGGGGAAGCGGGCGCGGCTCGCGTCGTAGAGCGAGAGCACGGAGGCCTGTCCCACCGCGCACACGCCGCCGCGCGACACGGGGTGCTCGTCGTTGCCCTCGACCTTGATGGGTCGACCATCGCGCGTCTTGAGGAGCAGGCCACAGCGCGCGGGGCACGCCTCGCACGTCGACGCGTACCAGAGCGCCGTGCCCGGGGTCACCTCGTCCGGCCGCGACACGTAGGGGATGAGCTTCTGCACCGGCGCGCGCTGGCAGGCCACCATGGCCGCGGCGGCGCTCAGGCCCATCATCTTGAAGAAGTCACGGCGGCTGCTGCCATCCGGAGGCGCGGCGGCGACACCCACCGGCAGCTCCTCGGCGAACTCGTCGCGCTGCGTGTCGAGCCACGAGGAATCCGTCGCGCGCTCGGCCAGGCTCTGCCAGTACTGGGGAAGTTTGTCGGACATGGCGCGGGGGTCCTCAGCGGTGGCAGCTCGAGCAGTCCGAGGGCGGCTGGAGGGTGCGAGGGGTCTTCGAGGGCTCGGGAAGCGGCTCACCGGACATGAGGGCCAACAGCTCCCCCTTGCGCGGCACGGATGCGATGGGCGCCGTCAGGCCTTGCGCGCCCGTCTTGCGGTGACAGTCCAGGCACCAGCCCATCGTCATGGGCTCCACCTGCTCCACGCGCACCATCTGCTCCACCGCCCCGTGGCACGTCTGGCACTTCAGTCCCGCGGTGACGTGGCTGGCGTGGTTGAAGAAGGCGTGGTCCGGCAGCCGGTGCACGCGCACCCACTGGATGGGCGCGTTGGCCGCGACGGCCGCGGCCACCTTCTGGATTTCGGGCGAGTCCTTCTTCACCTGCGTGTGGCAGTTCATGCAGACGCTGGCGGACGGCACACCCGCGTGACGGCTCTGCTCCGCGCCCACGTGGCAGTACTGACAGTCCAGCTCGTACTGGCCCGCGTGGACCGCGTGGGAGAAGGCCACCGGCTGCGCCGGCATGTGGCCCTGCTGGTTGTTCACCGGTCCGCTGCACCCGCCCAGCCCCAACACGAGCAGCGCGCCGGTCTGACCCAGGAAGCGGAAGGATGCGCGGCTCATGGCGTCTCCTCACGAGGCGTGGCGAGCAGTCCCGGCTCCACCGATTCCCCGGCGCGCTGAGGCACCGACGCGCGGTTCATCCGGATGAAGGGCGCCAGCGCCAGCAGCGCGAAGCCGAGGAGCACGTGCACCTGGTAGACGGTCGGCGCCGTCAGCATCAGCGTGGCGTCCGGTTGGACGGCCATCAGCGAGCGCACGTACGGCACGCCGATGTGCAGGTACCAGGCGGTGCCCCAGCGCAGCGCCACCGCGATGTACACGGCGGTGAGCACGTGCGCGAAGAGCAGGCCCAGGATGAGCGCGGGCGTCCACTGCCCTTCCTTCACCCGGCGAAGCCCCAGCGACGCGAGCCCCCAGGCGAGCAGCAGCGTGCCGATGAGCTGGAGCGACTCCAGCGCGAACAGCCGCGCGGCAGAGGCGTTGAAGGCCTGCATCGCGCGAGGCGCGGCCAGCCCCAGCAGGTGGAAGAACGCGACGATGGCGACACCCGCCAGCACCGCGCGCCCCGCGGGCGTCCAGGGCGTGGTGGGCGGCGCGGGCTCGCGCGCCGTGACCCTCCAGATGGTGCCCGCCAGGGCCACCCCGGCCGCCGCGTACGGCAGGACGTTGAAGAGGAACGCGTCGCTCACGACTGACCTCGCGTGGACGGAGCCGAGAACATCACTCCGATGAAGCCCAGGACCGCGGCCATGCCGACGAGCCCCAGGTAGAAGAAGTCGCGGTCCGCGCGCGGACGGCTGCCATCACGAGACACGTCCGCGAGGTACGCCTTGATGGCGTACTGCTCCTCCTCGTCGAGCTGCGCCTTCGCGTAGAGCGGGCCCATCATCGGCCCCTCCAGCTTCGCCAGCGCCGGACGCATGCCCTTCTCACCCATCCGCGCGAAGGCGAAGGTGAGGTTGGGGCCCAGCGTGCCGCCACCGGCCACGCCCAGGCCGCGCACGTCGTGGCAACCGATGCAGGCCGCGCCGCCGTTCTTCAGCGGCTCCGCGCCCTCGAAGAGCCGACGGCCCCGGGCCACCTCCTCCGGCGTGGCGTCCGTGCCCATCTTCTCCGCGGGCGAGGGCTTGCAGCCGCCCATCCCCTTCTGCGTGCAGTCGCGAATGAAGGCAAAGAGGCTGTCGCGCTCCGCGTCGGAGAGCGCCTGGTCCGGCATGCGCACGCCGTTGAACTTCGCGAGCAGCTCGGTGGCCACCGGGTCACCCGAGTCGATGAGCGCGCCGGGGCTCTTCATGAAGCGCGTCACCCAGGCCTCCTCGCGGCGCTCCAGCACGCCGTGGAGGTCAGGACCAATCCGGTCGCCCTCGCCCATCGAGTGGCACGTGGCGCACCGCTGGGTGAAGAGCTGAGCGCCCTGACGCGCGGTGCTCTGCGCCAGCGCGGCCGGCGCCGCCAACAGGGCCAGGAGCGGAATGATGGGGACGAGCGTTCGCTCCTGACGCGGCCGTCTTCCCAGCTCACGTGTCCGCATTGCTGCGTGCCCCTCCTCGCGGGGAGGCCGGACTCATTGCCCGGCACGCGGGGACGTCAGTGCAACGCGAAGGCCAGGATGATCCACGCCTCACAGCGGCGCGAAGCTCCGGAAATCAAGCGAGCGGTGCGCAGCATTTGCGCGCGATGACACACGCGGACGCACTGTTTGCCAGCAGGCATCCCGGGCGAGCTCGCTCAGCTCGCGTCCTCGGGCTCACCACGCACGTCATGACGCGGAGGACGTCTCGGTGGCAGACCTTGCGCTCGGCTCCACATCCCGCGAGACATTCGCGAGATGGAGCACGCGCGTGGGCACGTTGAAACACGAAGGCCCCGAGGCGAGACATGCCTCGAGGCCCAGGCTCACGCGGGGAGCACGAAGCTCCACCCGCGCGGGACGACCTGCGTCACATCGCGGTGGTGGAGAACACGCCGCGGCCGATGGCCATGATGCCACCGATGATGAAGAGGACCGCGAGCCCCACGCCCGCCAGCGGCAGCGCGTAGCCCGGCTGCGGACGCCGGCGATTCACCGAGAGCAGCGCCTGCGCGGAGCCCGCCGCGAGCACCATCATCACGATGTGGCCGATGAGCGCCGGATAGTAGAAGCGCGTCACCAGCACGAGGATGCCGAGCAGCACCTGGAGGTGCAGCAGGCCCGCGAAGGAGGAGCCGAGGATGCGGCCTCCCTTGTCGAACGGGCGCTTCGTGGCGAGCCCGAAGGCGAAGTAGGCGATGGCCAGCACGCCCGCGAGCAACACCAGATAGCGGAGCCCGGAGTGGGCATAGAAGAACATTCGGTCCATGGGTGTCTCGGGGTTTAGCTCAGGAAGGGTCCGGCTCGGGAGTCTTCTTCGTGCTGGGCGGCAGGGGCGGCGCGGCGATGTGCTCACGCGGCGGCAGCTCCCCGGTGAGGCTCTTGAGGAAGGCCACCAGGTCCTCCACCTCCGCGTCCGTCAGCGTCCGCGCCAGCTGGTGCTTCGCCATCAGCCGCACCATCGTCGGCAGCTCATTCACGCTGCCGTCGTGCAGGTACGGACCGGTGCGCTCCACGTTGCGCAGCGTGGGCACGCGGAACTTGCCCCGGTCATCCTCGTTCTTCGTCGCGTCGAAGCGCCCCGCGTCCTTCAGGCCCGGGTAGTCCTCGATGAGCCCCAGCTTCTGGAACGACGTGCCGCCCACCGCGGGGCCGTTGTGGCACGTGGTGCAGCCCGTCACCACGAAGAGGTGCAGGCCGCGCTGCTCCGACTCGCTCAGCGCCGAGTGCTGGCCCGCCAGGTACTGGTCGAAGCGCGACGGCGTGGTCAGCCCCCGCTCGAACGCGGCGATGGCGCGCGCCGCGTTCGCCAGCGACACGGGCTTCTTCTCGCTGGGGAACGCCTCCCGGAAGCGCGTCACGTACTCCGGCATGGAGGCGAGCGTGGCCACCACGCGGCGCTCGTCCGGCATCGCCATCTCCACCGGGTTCAGGATGGGGCCGGACGCCTGCGCCTCCAGCGTGTCCGCGCGCCCGTCCCAGAACTGCGCGATGTGGCCCGCCGCGTTGTAGACGGTGGGCGAGTTGCGCGAGCCCTTCTGCCCGCGGTGCCCGTCCGACAGCGCCTTGTTGTCCACGCCATAGGTGTCCAGGCCGTGGCAGGTGTTGCAGGAGACGTCGTGGTTCTTCGACAGCCGGGGCTCGAAGAAGAGCATGCGGCCCAGCGCCACCTGGGCCTCGGTGTCCTGGGGCGCGGGCTTCGCGTTCTTGGCCGGCGGCGTGGGGCGGAAGAAGTGCGAGAGCTGCTCGGGCGTCATCGGCTTGGGGCCCGGCGGCTTCGGCGCGCTCGCCGTCGTGGGCGGCGCGACGGGCTCCTGCTTGCGCTCACAGCCCGACAACGCGCCCAAGGAGGTCAGCGTGAGCAGGGTGACGAAGCGGGTTCGGGACATGACGCACTCCAGGGGTGTGGACGACGCGGCACGCTATCAGCCCCTCTTCCGGCCGGGGCCCGCGTCTTTGTGACGCACCCCACCCGCGCTTCCCGCGTCCATCAGCCCGTCAAGAGCCTGCGCTCCGCTGCCCCCCTGCTCCTCGGACGAGGAGCCCCTGGGTGCGAGGCCTCGCCCTGGCCGCTACCTCCCTCGAGCGACAGGTTTGACGGGCCGCTTCCGCTTCAGCGCCCCCGCAGCGGGGCGTCCGCCTGGTGCGGGAAGCCCGGAGCGCCCCCTCTCGACGACTCGGAGGATGGATGCGGGATGAAGACGGTGGAAACGCGAACGAGGACGTCGATGTCCTCATCTGCCGCAAGTGCCTGATGCGCGGCGCGCGCAGCGGGGGCGGCATCGAGCTGCCGCGCTGGCTGCAGCGCTCGCTCGCCGAGCGAGGGCTCGCCGACGAAGTCCGTGTCATGCCCACCGGCTGTCTGCGCCAGTGTCCTCGCGGCAAGGTCACCGTGCTCATCACGGGCGGACACGCCGAACAGGGCAGCGCCTTGATGACGGTGGACCCGCTGATGGAACGAGAGCCGCTCCTGCGCCTCGTCGAGGCCCGCGCGCGCCCCGACCAGGACCTCTTGTCCTCCCCGCGCCCCGGGGACGAACACGACGGGAGGAGCGGCCCGTAGCGAGCCCCGCGCCTGGGGACTGGGCGTCGGGCCGAAGAGGAGCCGGTCCACGAGCCACGACACGCCGAGGCCCGTCGCCGTCCCCGCGGCGTCCCAGGCCAGGTCCTTGAACGAGAAGGTGGTGCCCCGGCCCAGGTCGTACAGCTCCTTGCCCACGCCCACGCCCATCGCGAGCCCCGCGCCGGTCCAGAACCGGGCCTCGGGCGGCTCGAAGAGCAGCGCGCCCGCGCCGTAGCCCACGCCCGCGAGGACGAAGCAGGCCGCGAAGTGCTTGGGCTTGTCGGGGCCCAGCCAGTCATCCCCCGACGCGGCGCTCGCGACGGGGCTCGACAGCAGCGCGATGAGACAGGGGACGAACCCGCTCCGGTTGGAAAGCTTCATGAGCAGGGATGTAGCACCCCACGGACCGTCCAGGTGGCCTGTCCCTGGGTGTGGAGATGACCTCCACGGTGGTGCGTTTTCGAGACGAGGCCGGCGCATCGGCCTATGCTCCGGGTCGCGTGAAACGACTCGCCCCCTCGTTCACCTTCCAGCAGCAATCGAACCGGCACCCCGGGCTCGACGGGGCGCGTGGTCTGGCGGTCCTCGCCATGGTGCTGGGACATACGCTGGACGCGCTGCTCTCGGCCGAGGCGCGCCTGCTCCCGTGGGTGCAGCACTACTGGACCTTCCGCGGCGTCACCGCGCCCCTGTTCCTGCTGGTGAGCGGCTGGGCGGTGGTGGCCGCGCTGGGGACCAAGCCCAACGCCGCGCGCGACACGCTCGGTCGTCGGGTGCGCCGCTCGTTGTTGCTGCTGTTCCTGGGTTACTTCCTGCACTGGCCCGGGTGGCACGCCGTGCGGGACATGGGCTGGACGGACGCGATGCTGTCGCACGTCCTCACCTTCGATGCGCTCCAGTGCATCGGCTTCGCGTTGCTGGTGGGCTCGGTGCTGCTCGCGCTCGTGCCCGCGCAGGGAGGCCGTCCGCTGGTGCTGCTCGTGCTGGCGGTGGGCATCCCGCTGGCGAGCGCCACCGTGTGGCAGCTGGGCGTGGGCCTGCCGGGCGCGGTGCAGCAACTGCTGGGCAGCGCCGCGGGCAGCCGCTTCCCCTTCTTCCCGTGGGCGGGCTACTTCTTCGCGGGGGCCTTCGCGGCGTACGCGCTGCACCTGCTGCGTCCGGGTTGGCCGCAGGGCCTGGCGCTGCTGGCGCTCGGCGCGGGGATGCTCGGGCTGACGCGGATGACGACCGCCGACTGGACGCCCGCGAGCGCGTGGCTGGTGGCGTACCGCGTGGGCCAGGGGCTCCTGGTGTTGGGCGCGGTCAACCTCGCCCCCGTGCGGTTGAGCAAGCTGCTGGCGCCGTTCGGGCGCCTGTCGTTGTGGATCTACGTCCTGCACCTGCCGGTGGTGTACGGCTGGGCGGACATCGCCGGCCTCGCGAGCCGCATCGGGCCCCGGCTGGGCGTCCCCGCCGCGACGGGCATCGGCGTGGCGCTGCTGCTGACGTGCGCGATGGTGGCGTGGCTGGGTCGCTGGTTGATGGAGCAGGCCCGTCCGTGGCGCGCGGGCTCCACCACGCTCAACGCGAGCCTGAGCGGCACGCGGATGAGCCCGCGGGTCTGAACGCCCACGTCAGTGCCTCGGCTCGTCCTCGGTGAACTCCGCGTCCACCTCCGAGCGTGACGCGCCTGAGCGGATGCGCCCGGCGGGCCCCTTCGGCGCGGTGTCGGACCAGGACTCCGGGAACGGCGTGCCGCCCGTGGGCTCCCCCGGGAACGGCCCCGGAAAGCCCATGCCGCCAATGGTGGTGACCTGGAACGAGCCATCCCGCATGCGGCGCTCCACCGCACGGCGCAGGCGCGCCGTGACGAAACGGCGCACCGGAGGCAGCAGCAGCGACAGGCCCACCACGTCGGTGAGGAAGCCCGGCACCAGCAGCAGCAGGCCGCCGAGCATGATGAGCGCGCCGCTGAACAGGCCTTCCTCAGGCACCTGGCGCGTGGCGAGCGCCTCGCGCCAGCGACGCATCACGCGACTCCCCTCGCGGCGCGCGAGCCAGGAGCCCACGAGCCCCGTCAGGAGCACCACGGAGAGCGTCGGAAGGAAGCCCACCTCCCGGCCGATGGCGACCAGCAGGTACAGCTCCACGAAGGGGAGGGTGAGGGCGAGGAGGAAGTACTTGAACACGCCCCCAACCTAACGCCGAGCGGCCCCTCGTGCTGGACAACCCGACGGGAGAGACGGCGCTCCCCTCCTCGCCCGCACTACCTGCCCCCGAGACTCCCAATCATCGAGTCCACCAGCAGGTACAGGAAGAAGAAGGCGCCGATGGCGATGAGGAAGAACTTGGCGCCGGGCTGGAAGCCGCGCGAGCTCTCGGTCGTGGCCGGGGTGAACGACATGGAGCTCACCGCCATGGCGCCGTCGTAGCGGACCGTGCGCAGGTACTGGTCCACCACCACGTGGGCGTCCGTGGCCGTGAGGGAGCGCCCCAACTGGGGGTCCACCAGCCGCGCGCCGGCCGCGTTGGCGATGGCGGCGGCTTCCGCCACCACCTCGCGCACCAGCTCCGTGCGCTCTGTCAGCGGGATTCGCAGCTCGGTGGCCACCACCCGTCCCCCTTCGCGCAGCTCGCCCACCTCCACGTCTCCGTGCTCGAAATGCCAGAGCCGGTTGCCGTCCGGTCGGGCGCTCACCCGCCGCTCGGAGAGGAGGCCATCCACCCGCGCCGCCTCGTAAGGCGTGCCCGGCGTCTTCGTCTGTAGGAGCAACTCGTATCTCACGCGGGTTGCGAGTATACGCCGCCCAACGCCATGCCCACCTCTTCCAAGCCCCCTTCCGGCCCCCATCGCGGCGGCAGACCCTCCTCCCCGCCGTCCGGACAGGGCCGAGGCCGCCCCCACCACCGCCCCGAGAAGGTGGCCCCGGACCGCACCGCGCCCGACCTGGGCCCGGATGGCCTGCCCCAGGTCTCCCTGCTGCGCCGGGGCGTGGAGCGCTGGCAGGCGGGCCACCCCTGGATTTATCGGGCCGACCTCAATGGGGACCCGGGGCTGCAGGGCGGCGAAATCGTCCGCGTCACCGACGGGCG
Encoded proteins:
- the nrfD gene encoding NrfD/PsrC family molybdoenzyme membrane anchor subunit; amino-acid sequence: MSNQHLSPLRVPLVSESRTLGQLTEEICAPMERAPTWKWWAAFAIAVSVLGTGAGIVAYQVGTGIGVWGLNKTIGWAFDITNFVFWVGIGHAGTLISAILFLFRQKWRTSINRAAEAMTLFAVMCAALFPVIHMGRPWLAFWVLPYPNTRGSLWVNFRSPLLWDVFAISTYFTVSAVFWYVGLIPDLATVRDRLKAGVKKAVFKVLSLGWTGSHRTWSRYETVYLLLAGLATPLVLSVHTIVSMDFATSVIPGWHTTIFPPYFVAGAVFSGFAMVLTLMIITRVVLGYEHLITIRHLENMTKVIIVTGGLVSLAYATEFFIAWYSGNPYERFAFMNRAFGPYAWAYWIMVTCNVVSPHLFWFKKIRTSPAAIFALSLVINVGMWFERFVIIVTSLHRDFLPSSWSMYTPTMVEVGTFIGTFGLFFTLFLLFVRVLPIISIGEVKSVLGFARSDPGHGDAHPPSRPAAAHEAPTEDASGRHAPPLAIATRKDVPV
- a CDS encoding TAT-variant-translocated molybdopterin oxidoreductase — encoded protein: MSDKLPQYWQSLAERATDSSWLDTQRDEFAEELPVGVAAAPPDGSSRRDFFKMMGLSAAAAMVACQRAPVQKLIPYVSRPDEVTPGTALWYASTCEACPARCGLLLKTRDGRPIKVEGNDEHPVSRGGVCAVGQASVLSLYDASRARFPSRASSRVSWTDLDAEVKKGLAKATEDGKAIRLVLPWVMGPTAEAAVARFLAAHPTARTVRYEPLGELSSLGDAYRVTHGARVVPDYRFDKAKVIASFGADFLGTWVSPVAFTRQYAEARDAAAHKAMARHFQVEPVMTLTGAAADRRFVVAPSDVTLALGDVVRRLAVKAGREVPGLKSLPGSKLESAALDELAEALWAHRTESLVVCGGDEVAGQVLAATANVLLGNEGTTVFPLDGVALDEKAQSYGELLAELGAGSVGTVFFLGVNPAHTDARGDALGALLKNVPLTVALNDRLDETAVLTRLHAPASTALEAWGDAEPRRGVVSLRQPAVSPLHDTRDAVESLLTWAGAAQAHHDFLRARWETEVFPVAGATGTDFASFWDDSVRRGVVTLSPVPTAPLTFRDDGVAKALAGVARPSVEWELVLFPSVGLRDGAMANNAWLHEVPDPITKATWGNPALIAPARAKELGLSDGDVVKVSVGGKSVSLPVLIQAGTHPSALGLAVGYGRTRAGRIGDGVGERVYPLAAVVDGRVRRSVPGATVAATGERQKLALTQTHSSLEGRPHVREAELAAFLANPRAGNEDHGGHGGGNGGHSLSMWSGHEYKGHRWALAVDLSACTGCSACVVSCQAENNIPSVGRDEVLRQREMHWMRIDRYYQGDAANPQVVHQPMMCQHCENAPCETVCPVLATVHSSEGLNQQVYNRCVGTRYCANNCPTKVRRFNWFDYPHDEPLERMVLNPDVVVRSRGVMEKCSLCVQRIQEGKATANREGRPLKDGDIQTACQQSCPAKAIHFGDLNDSESRVAKLAKDGRAFRLLEELNIGPSITYLTKIRNTGSGSGT
- a CDS encoding cytochrome c3 family protein yields the protein MSRASFRFLGQTGALLVLGLGGCSGPVNNQQGHMPAQPVAFSHAVHAGQYELDCQYCHVGAEQSRHAGVPSASVCMNCHTQVKKDSPEIQKVAAAVAANAPIQWVRVHRLPDHAFFNHASHVTAGLKCQTCHGAVEQMVRVEQVEPMTMGWCLDCHRKTGAQGLTAPIASVPRKGELLALMSGEPLPEPSKTPRTLQPPSDCSSCHR
- a CDS encoding respiratory nitrate reductase subunit gamma; protein product: MSDAFLFNVLPYAAAGVALAGTIWRVTAREPAPPTTPWTPAGRAVLAGVAIVAFFHLLGLAAPRAMQAFNASAARLFALESLQLIGTLLLAWGLASLGLRRVKEGQWTPALILGLLFAHVLTAVYIAVALRWGTAWYLHIGVPYVRSLMAVQPDATLMLTAPTVYQVHVLLGFALLALAPFIRMNRASVPQRAGESVEPGLLATPREETP
- a CDS encoding c-type cytochrome — translated: MRTRELGRRPRQERTLVPIIPLLALLAAPAALAQSTARQGAQLFTQRCATCHSMGEGDRIGPDLHGVLERREEAWVTRFMKSPGALIDSGDPVATELLAKFNGVRMPDQALSDAERDSLFAFIRDCTQKGMGGCKPSPAEKMGTDATPEEVARGRRLFEGAEPLKNGGAACIGCHDVRGLGVAGGGTLGPNLTFAFARMGEKGMRPALAKLEGPMMGPLYAKAQLDEEEQYAIKAYLADVSRDGSRPRADRDFFYLGLVGMAAVLGFIGVMFSAPSTRGQS
- a CDS encoding cytochrome-c peroxidase — encoded protein: MSRTRFVTLLTLTSLGALSGCERKQEPVAPPTTASAPKPPGPKPMTPEQLSHFFRPTPPAKNAKPAPQDTEAQVALGRMLFFEPRLSKNHDVSCNTCHGLDTYGVDNKALSDGHRGQKGSRNSPTVYNAAGHIAQFWDGRADTLEAQASGPILNPVEMAMPDERRVVATLASMPEYVTRFREAFPSEKKPVSLANAARAIAAFERGLTTPSRFDQYLAGQHSALSESEQRGLHLFVVTGCTTCHNGPAVGGTSFQKLGLIEDYPGLKDAGRFDATKNEDDRGKFRVPTLRNVERTGPYLHDGSVNELPTMVRLMAKHQLARTLTDAEVEDLVAFLKSLTGELPPREHIAAPPLPPSTKKTPEPDPS
- a CDS encoding YfiM family protein, whose translation is MKLSNRSGFVPCLIALLSSPVASAASGDDWLGPDKPKHFAACFVLAGVGYGAGALLFEPPEARFWTGAGLAMGVGVGKELYDLGRGTTFSFKDLAWDAAGTATGLGVSWLVDRLLFGPTPSPQARGSLRAAPPVVFVPGARGGQEVLVGARAGLDEAQERLSFHQRVHRHQGAALFGVSARDEHGDLAARTLAQTAGGHDTDFVGEPSLGERALQPARQLDAAPAARAAHQALAADEDIDVLVRVSTVFIPHPSSESSRGGAPGFPHQADAPLRGR
- a CDS encoding acyltransferase family protein; its protein translation is MKRLAPSFTFQQQSNRHPGLDGARGLAVLAMVLGHTLDALLSAEARLLPWVQHYWTFRGVTAPLFLLVSGWAVVAALGTKPNAARDTLGRRVRRSLLLLFLGYFLHWPGWHAVRDMGWTDAMLSHVLTFDALQCIGFALLVGSVLLALVPAQGGRPLVLLVLAVGIPLASATVWQLGVGLPGAVQQLLGSAAGSRFPFFPWAGYFFAGAFAAYALHLLRPGWPQGLALLALGAGMLGLTRMTTADWTPASAWLVAYRVGQGLLVLGAVNLAPVRLSKLLAPFGRLSLWIYVLHLPVVYGWADIAGLASRIGPRLGVPAATGIGVALLLTCAMVAWLGRWLMEQARPWRAGSTTLNASLSGTRMSPRV
- a CDS encoding FxsA family protein; the encoded protein is MFKYFLLALTLPFVELYLLVAIGREVGFLPTLSVVLLTGLVGSWLARREGSRVMRRWREALATRQVPEEGLFSGALIMLGGLLLLVPGFLTDVVGLSLLLPPVRRFVTARLRRAVERRMRDGSFQVTTIGGMGFPGPFPGEPTGGTPFPESWSDTAPKGPAGRIRSGASRSEVDAEFTEDEPRH